DNA from Elaeis guineensis isolate ETL-2024a chromosome 2, EG11, whole genome shotgun sequence:
GTGCTTGTCTTTGATAAGGCCTGGACAATCATTCTCTGTCAACCTATCTTGATGTTATGTTCCCCCAAAAGTGGTTGCTTGATCGCATGATTTTTCTAAGTAGTTCTCGGATTTGTTTCCTGGTTTATTTTTGTCTCTTGGTTTTATTTCTTGCCATTTTTGGTGTTCGACCACCAAATTTTGGATGCTTGTGAGTTTGATGGTGGAATTTTGGAAGCAAAAAAGTTTTGGATGCTTGTGTGTCGATGAACAAATTTCGATTCTGACGTGGTTATTGTATAAGGATGCAATTTGATAGCCATATGGCAAAAAACCAGCCTTTGACTGTTTTTGCTAGGCTTGACATGCAGCCAGCATTGCTATTCTTTCCTTGTTGACATATGGCATGGCGTGTGTCGTGTAGTAGACCCGATGATGGTGCACATTTTAATATGAGCCAAACATTAATCATTTTCCATAGATAGCAATTTTTTCACGTTTTGTGAATGGCAATTTTGTGTAAAGAAACACACCCACCATGTCAGGGGGATTGGATGTGGGGGTTCATGATTTGAAGGGTTTCATATTTCCCCAAGGTGGAGCCTCTAAGCCATTTTCCAACAACCGACAGATGGTTAATTTTGTCCATATAACATGAAAATCCCCTTATTTCCTCAACCTGTCCTGCCAACCAAATAACATAATGGTAGGATATCCTCTTCCACTTATTCCACCAACAAAATGCCACAAATTTCTTATCCTGCAGAATAAGTCCTATGCCTTCTACGTTATTCGGATAGCTACTTCTTGTTCCCTCAAAATTTATACCACAACCAAATGCTACCTTAAGCTCTGAGGATCACTATGAAGCAAAAGGTCCAATTTGTCTACTATATACAATTCTTTTAAAATAAACATTTTTTTGTGTTCCAATCATctatattttttgaagaaaatgtTTACTAATTGTCATTGTAATCTGTCACATCTTTCTTGTATTTTACATTAATAACCATGATCCTGCCTTAAAGGCTTTGGAGAAATATGTCATTGCAGTAGTTGTCATCTCGATGTACTTTTTGTggatcttgacagtggatgctcattGTTCAGTCCTCATTTTTAGTGCTCGGGTTTATTGGTTTTTGTAGGGAACCTTGAGGAGAGGACCCCACCAGGAACTGTTCATATTTTAACACCAAACACCCAACAAGAACCTCCTCAGTCTTCTGATTTACCCGAGCAATCCAAAAATGAAATCAGTGTTGCAATGGATTTTGCTGTTACAGAGCCTGAAGTAGCTCCGGTTGAGGAAGCTGCTGCAGATTCTATAGAAATGCAAAAAGATGACCCGTTGAATAAGTTCCTTCCTCCACCCGTGACAATAAAATGCCCTGAAGAGTTGCaggtccttttctttttctggcaaTAATCTCTTAATTTCTTCAGATTGCTTTTATTTAGCATTTATTGTGCAGTTACATATACAAGACAAGTAGTCTAAGGCAGTTTGATTTTtgaaactatatgttctaaaatagtTTAATATCATAAAACATTCTATACTTTATGACCTGTTTTATATGGGTGTAGTATTTTACAGTTTCTTTGATTTTGTTATGTATCGTGGTGATGTCTTTTTTCGGTGATCTCTTATAAAATCGATAATAAAAAAGTTGTCAAATAGGTGATACTTTCTTGTTGTATCAATATTACATCATGCAACTTTTCATTTGTATAGCTGCTTCTAAGatgtgctccattttttttttcccatgttGCTTAATATTCTATCTTTTCACATATGTGCATTCTTAACATCTTAatattatgattttctacttGCAAGTGATGATACTTTCCAAAGACTATGACACCATCCATTCCTGCCTGTCAAGTTGCCATCTCGCCCTCCAACTTGCCACCACTCCTTCCTGacaccatatctgcacaaaggccCTTCATAACTGGTTACTCTCATCGCCATGCCTATCGGGCAGAGTTGGCAGACTTGGGGAGGAGTGGTTATTAGAAATTGGATATTTGGGACCTGGTGAGCGTATGTTTCAAAATCTTCATTTTCCCTATTGTTCACAACATGGACTAATCATTTTTCAACCTGGACTCACCAACTACTTGAAAGAAATTACTTTTGAGTCACCCTTCTTTGTTCGCTGGTAGCTTGTCATTTTTTTGAATGCAAAGGGAATTTATAACATGATGTGATTTGTAGCAATATTTACAagaatttctctttaatttttggtggTCTTAGGCAAATTTTTCACTTTACAGGAACATGATATGCTGTTCATTCTAGCTCTACATGCCAAAAACAAATTGTAGTAAAATGGAAGTGGTGGAAAAGGCAATTGCCAGGAGCATATCTTTGAAATTGATAATCTTCTCATGTTATCATTTATGAATGTCTGTGTATATGCTGTTGTAGACATCCACATAGTGCTAATTTTCATGTTTTCTTGGAAGTTCTTGAAATGACTGCAATTTTATTCCCTTTGTTTTGGAAGGATCTTTCACAAAAAACCTTTCTGTGGATCAAGGTTGAAGGATAAAGTAAACACAATACTACCATACTTTATGCATTTAATTACAGAATTTTCTCCTTGTCTGTAACCTTTTGCTGATAACATTTTTAGTTTCATCCTGTATCTCTCATTGTTGCTCTTTTTTTATCTGTGTTTATTTCAGGAAAAGATAAACAAGTTTCTTGCATATAAGAGGGCtgggaagagtttcaatgctgATTTGCGTAATAGAAAGGATTACCGAAATCCTGACTTCTTGCAGCATGCTGTGAGATATCAAGATATAGATCAGATAGGGACTTGCTTCAGTAAAGATGTGTTTGACCCTCATGGGTACGACAAAAGCGACTACCATGATGAAATAGGTCAATGACAATTCCTTTGTCTATCCCTTTGATTTAAGATGAAGTTCTTACACATTTTCTCAAACCTGTGATTGAGtattttatcttgttcttattgtttTTTGATGTGTATATAGTATTTGCAAGTATTTGGTATCTGACCAAACAAACTTCTATTCCTAGGCTGTCAAATGTAGTCATtacattcttaaattttttcttgGTTATAATTTGGAAACGTTGATAACTAGAACAGATAACTATGGTGTCAGATATAGGATTTGAGATTATTTTTAAGCAGGCTACTGATTTGCATATTtcctacttatatatatatatatatatatatatatatatatatatatatatatatatatatatatatatatatatatatatatatataaaatatcctCCTTGAtgattttaatctattttatgaATGTGGCGTTGGGTGATGACTTTATTCTAGAGGGTTAGGAGTTAGGACATATGCACTTAACTACTTGAATAGATATGGTCTTCAAAGGAAATGTGAAAAATGAGAGTAGAAACATACTGGgaagaattataaaatttcagAAGTAATAAAAGTCAACGGAAACACATGGGAACACTTGGTTGATGGGTGATTCTTTAGAAATTTGTCATATGTTAATCACTTGTGATAGCTTGCTGAAGTGCAAACTGCAATATCAGCTCAATAAGGACAAAATGTTCAACAAGAGAAAAAGGTCTTCTTTTGTTTCCATTGAATTATTCAGTGAGATCAATCTGTTGGCATAAACGGCTGAGAAAGAAGTGGCCTAAGTCATGGTGGAGAGTCTGGGATGACAACAATGGGAAGGGACGAGACAATCTGCAAAGTGGCTTTTTATTCCTTAGGTCAGGAAAATGGTTATCCAAAGCGGACTAGAGTATTCAGGCCTCACCCTTCTTGGATCAAATTTGCATAAAGAAAAGAGGCCGAGGAGGATTTGGTTGGCTATATAAGTAGCTCCACTGACTTGCTACATTGACATACTCATTTCTGTCTGTTCTGTCATTGTTACAGAAAAGAATTGGGGAAAGGTTTTCAATGCCTCAGGTCAAGGATATCCAAACCCACCCAAAGAGTGGATTCAAGCCTGACTGTTCTTTTGTTAAGCTTGGAGAAATAAAAGAGGCCTAGTAGGATTTGCTTGGCCATGGAAGTTGCTCCACTGACTCACTACATTGAGCTTGAGTCATATTGTGTCATGAAGCCCCTAGCAAGAGGGAATGTGACATTAATCAATGTCTGGGGAGAAactattttctttctcttcaatTTGACATGCCTCTCTTTTGTCCCCTCTTTCAGACACAATATGGAGCTTACCATTTGATAAATTAAGTGAATTATTGTTGGCTGTATCTGATAAGCCAGTGAAGCTTATCATTTGATAAACTAAGAGCACTCCTGAACAGAGACTTGATTCTACTCTTATTACTTTTCATGAGTTATCCCCACAGTTTAAAAACCGACACTGAGCGAACCTATGAGCTGATAAGCACCACCTAAATGTTTCTCAAGCATGTCAGCAACATCTCTCTAGGCCTTCTTGCAAGGtctactttcttgaaaaatgcCAGTTTAAGAAATAGGTGTTgaagttttatgcaaaaaaattggaATAAATGATACATTAGTGCTTCATTTGGAGGAATGAACAATGGTGATTAGAGTCTAATCTATGAGGGGACATAGCAGACCTGTTTAGAAGGCTTTTTTCTTCCTCCACTTTGACCAAAACAATTTAAAATAATTTCCAGAGGCTTATAAGTTTTGGGAAACTTCTCTGGACCATTTTCCTTCTTTGGGATATCAAGTAAGTGGAAAATATCTTCTTGTTTACTGGAAAATTCCTTTATGCTGGAAAATGTGTTTTGCTGCAATCTACAATATAGCTTTTCATGGTATTTTGCTACTTTTTCTTTTCCATCACTGTTTGTGTCTCTTGCTCTATTTGTAATCATGGTTAAGAGATGTGCATGCATGAATTACTAGAAATGTTGGTTCTCTTGCTTGTAAATTATGATCTCTCACAGCAAACTTGTATTGCTTGAAGAGGCTGATATGAAGCGCGAAATGGAAAGAAAGGAGCAGGAAAGGAAAAAAAGTCAGAAAGTTGAGTTTGTTGCAGGAGGCACACAACCTGGAACAGTTGCTCCGGCATTGAAGATGAGCATGCAGATCCCAGGTACCaactttctttttgtttttcttttgcaTGAATGATGGACAAATTTTGCTTCTTGGGGAATTGGTGCGACTCTGCATGTCATAGCATGCTTTAACATCAAGCTGATTCTAGTCATATTTGTCAATTCCTTTATTGTTTATCTCCTCTTCAATGTCAGTTGCAGGTGTTTCAGGTGCTGCGGCAGGGGTTGTGCAGCCAGTTCCAACAGCCGTAGATGCCATAACAAAAGATATTAGACAAAACAAGAAAACAAAGTGGGATAAGGTTTTATTTGGCTCACATTCATGATGCCATGTATATATTCTGGTTTGGAGATGAAATTTTGGATATCACATTGAgtttaccttttttttcttttattgcttTCAGATTGATGGCGATGTAAAAAATCCAATGCATACTGGAGGGCATGATAATCTTTCTACAGTTGGTGTGCATGCAGCACATTTGTCAACTGCTAATGCTGGTGCTGGATATACTGCATTTGCGTAAGTTTTACTAGTGCCAGATGCAACTCTCCTCTTTGTGGATGATGTTATAGAAAGTTTAATTATGCTCATAAACTGATATAAAATGGTTTGACTATGAAATTAATTCGCTAATATATGtgatttttttagtttgttgCATGTGGGGTAACTTGTGGTTGAGTCATGAACTGGGTATTATCCCACATGTAGTTTATTGTGGTCCATTGATTACCACCATTGAATTTATATAATGTGTCATTGATATTTCAGTATTCAAAAATTATGTGGATTCAGTGAATTGAGTAGGGATGTATTTAAACATGACATAGCATTTGATTAACTTCTAGAATATTAATGAATTGATGAAATCATGATAGTTAGGATTTTGAGTGTGTATTATCCTTTCTATCTCCTACACTTCTCAAACCTTAATACAAGAAACAGATTCCTAATGTCTTCCGTATTGTAACCATCAAGCCTTCTACCAAATGTCTAAATCGTGCTTTACACATAACTGGCAACAATCATTCCATTAAATTACTAATGAAAATCAAGTGTCTGAGCACTTCTTTACATTAAATTCTGTATGTTTTTTTATCTAAAGCTTGAAATAGATCAGAGCTGACGTCTATTGGGTTTTTATGTCATGATTTAATTGTGTATTCCTATTTCACTTTTATACTCAAATCAGTTAATTTCAAGGTATTGCTCTCAATCATATAGAGGGGAGCCTTTGCgcaatggtaaggttgctccattgtgTCCTGCAGGTCATAGGTTTGAAACATGGAAATAGCCTCTTTGTTTGCAGGGGTAAGCATGCGTACATCTGACCCTCCACATACCTGGCAGTAGCAGGAACCTCGTGCGCTAGGCTGACCTTTTCTACTCTCAATTATATGTATTcatattcttgctattttatGCTTCAATTCCCCTTATGATTCCCATGATATTACCCAAGTGATACAAACTCAATTAGTATTGGAAAATGATTTTTGACATCCTTTTGTGCTTTAAGAATTAAATCATCGTACTTTTAACTACTCTCAGGGTTTTGAAGTGAACTTGTTTTTAGCATTCCAGTCAACATTTTTTGGGAAATGATGAAAGCAAACTATGGTTAATAATTTCTCTCATTGCATGGTTTCTAGTTTTTCTTTGGAGAACCATGACAGCTTTTCCTTCCAAaatcaccttttcttttgtggagcCAATATCACTATTTACTAGGTCAAGATTTACCAAATCaattttggcttggtggaagtgGAGTTAGCAGTTGCAAGGAGGGAATAGGTGGTTTCTAGGTGGAGAGATGTCTAAGCGGTCACTGGTAAAAGGGATGGTATATGTCAGGTTCATATGCTTAACTATGTTTGAGAGTAGCAGTCATAAGTGAAAGAGTCCAAAGAATGAAGTGGAAGAAAAGAGATAGGGGGTAATGAGGCTAAAAAATGAAACTTTGAGGTTATATGAGAATCCATAGGTAGCCTCGTGCTACCTATTGATTTATGTGTTAATTGGGTTATACACATTCCAATAGGGTTCTAGAGCAAGTGATCAgcaaaagagaggagaaaattaAAGTGGAAATGAAGAAGAGACATTGGAAGGCTAAAGGTGAAGGTTGATGTTCAAAAGGGAGGAGTCCAAGGACTTGTTGCACTTCCTCACCCTGATTCACCGCATGGCATCACATCAAGGGCTTTACAAGGCTCCTAGTGAGTCACTGGAGGTGTCAGACCAAGGTTTATGAAAATTCATAGTGCCACACCAGGGAGTTCTATGGTGTTGCGTCACACAAAAGATGCTTGAGAATTGCAGCCCTTAAGAAAAGAGAGGAGATGCATTGATATATAATACTTTTATTTGTGCAAAGAGAGGAGTTGCATGGATATACAATGCTTTGGTTTTTGAAAAGAGAGGAGGTGCATGGTATATCTAGGCCTCTAAAGCCACTTGACAGTTGCCACTCCTAGGATTTGTACAGGGAGTTAggaatccaagaaggatatgagcAAGCCAAGAGATAAAAAATGCAAAACTGAAGAAATCTGTGGTTGGGTGATGCAGAGTGGACTTAAAATGTGATGTGATCACTACTGGCATCTGATGGTTATGATTTATGATGTTATACTAAGTCCTGGACTTTTGGATGCTTTCCCAGGTCGCATTGGATGCTAATCTTCTCCTCCTACTTTTGCTTTTGAGGGGGATAAGAATATTGGCGATGAAGGTGATAATTGATCATGTTAGACCAGATATGGTGTTGTAGCAAGAGGCTAGCTGTTGTGGTTTCATTTAGGTTCCGGCAAAGAGGTTGGGGGAGGGGGGATGAGGCACTCAAAGAATGCTAAGAACTTTGATGTGGTGACTGAATGAAGCTCTTTCCCATGTTACGCTTATCCCCTTCAACTGATACTGAAAGAATAATGTTTGAAATTAAATAGCATGCAAATTAAGTGACATGATCATTGTTTTATCTGAGGGggttttctactttttttttgaGCGGAGACTGTGTCTTGTAATTGAGATGAGTATGCTAAGTGATTTTCTAGAACGCATTTGCTGGGCTTCTTCCTTCTTGCTAGTTATGGTATGTTCTATTACCCATGAAGATCCGATGcatttatgattgatttattGTTTCTATGTACTATACATTATTTAGTGGTAATTAGCTTTTGCAAGGGTGTTGGAAAAACCTCTTCTAAACCATGGCAGATATGCGATTCTCCTTACCTGTTTGAGGTTTGATTTTTACATATGCCTTTTCAAATGTACGGTATGTGGTTCCTTTATGAGGGCatattggagaatttttggatAATAAGTGATGGGGCAAGTATGATGTGAGGGAATTTGGTGGCCAGAGACTTCTATGGGAATTTAAACTTGATGAGGATCACAAAAGGTGGTATGGCTGGCTGAGGATTGTTCTGGAGTTTGCTTCTCTAAATGTCTATTGGAAGAGGATGGGACCAACATTTAGCAAAGTAAAATGTAAGTTTGAGCTCCTGTCGAAAAAGCGGTGTGGAGACAAACAACACTGCTACATGAATGAAGAAAACAACACTAATTTAGTTGCTTTAGATTGTAAATAGGATGCACAGCCATGCAAGGGTGATCTAGTAGGATGGAACATTTTTCAATGCTTAATGTGGGAATTAGAAGACGTGTCCATGGAGAACTTCTTTACCTTTATTAGTAACAGTACTCAGTAACTACAG
Protein-coding regions in this window:
- the LOC105044164 gene encoding uncharacterized protein isoform X4, with protein sequence MEAEAGGIALLSMYNDEEEDDDEQEIEADAGVGGGADADGGSKNNGVAPPPYPALEGSSPFLGARSPLFPDEGSDYKTLKSPVARSPTPPPFRLYQQSSPFPLTSPSPPPPAPVPALPPTSFSDPVGAQRMRRGSLVIVDYAHDENAMSPEPEEGEILSSGRVVMGAELQVSNGNLEERTPPGTVHILTPNTQQEPPQSSDLPEQSKNEISVAMDFAVTEPEVAPVEEAAADSIEMQKDDPLNKFLPPPVTIKCPEELQEKINKFLAYKRAGKSFNADLRNRKDYRNPDFLQHAVRYQDIDQIGTCFSKDVFDPHGYDKSDYHDEIEADMKREMERKEQERKKSQKVEFVAGGTQPGTVAPALKMSMQIPVAGVSGAAAGVVQPVPTAVDAITKDIRQNKKTKWDKIDGDVKNPMHTGGHDNLSTVGVHAAHLSTANAGAGYTAFAS
- the LOC105044164 gene encoding uncharacterized protein isoform X1: MEAEAGGIALLSMYNDEEEDDDEQEIEADAGVGGGADADGGSKNNGVAPPPYPALEGSSPFLGARSPLFPDEGSDYKTLKSPVARSPTPPPFRLYQQSSPFPLTSPSPPPPAPVPALPPTSFSDPVGAQRMRRGSLVIVDYAHDENAMSPEPEEGEILSSGRVVMGAELQVSNGNLEERTPPGTVHILTPNTQQEPPQSSDLPEQSKNEISVAMDFAVTEPEVAPVEEAAADSIEMQKDDPLNKFLPPPVTIKCPEELQEKINKFLAYKRAGKSFNADLRNRKDYRNPDFLQHAVRYQDIDQIGTCFSKDVFDPHGYDKSDYHDEIEADMKREMERKEQERKKSQKVEFVAGGTQPGTVAPALKMSMQIPVAGVSGAAAGVVQPVPTAVDAITKDIRQNKKTKWDKIDGDVKNPMHTGGHDNLSTVGVHAAHLSTANAGAGYTAFAQQKRREAEEKRSSERKFDKRS
- the LOC105044164 gene encoding uncharacterized protein isoform X2, yielding MEAEAGGIALLSMYNDEEEDDDEQEIEADAGVGGGADADGGSKNNGVAPPPYPALEGSSPFLGARSPLFPDEGSDYKTLKSPVARSPTPPPFRLYQQSSPFPLTSPSPPPPAPVPALPPTSFSDPVGAQRMRRGSLVIVDYAHDENAMSPEPEEGEILSSGRVVMGAELQVSNGNLEERTPPGTVHILTPNTQQEPPQSSDLPEQSKNEISVAMDFAVTEPEVAPVEEAAADSIEMQKDDPLNKFLPPPVTIKCPEELQEKINKFLAYKRAGKSFNADLRNRKDYRNPDFLQHAVRYQDIDQIGTCFSKDVFDPHGYDKSDYHDEIEADMKREMERKEQERKKSQKVEFVAGGTQPGTVAPALKMSMQIPGVSGAAAGVVQPVPTAVDAITKDIRQNKKTKWDKIDGDVKNPMHTGGHDNLSTVGVHAAHLSTANAGAGYTAFAQQKRREAEEKRSSERKFDKRS
- the LOC105044164 gene encoding uncharacterized protein isoform X3; the encoded protein is MEAEAGGIALLSMYNDEEEDDDEQEIEADAGVGGGADADGGSKNNGVAPPPYPALEGSSPFLGARSPLFPDEGSDYKTLKSPVARSPTPPPFRLYQQSSPFPLTSPSPPPPAPVPALPPTSFSDPVGAQRMRRGSLVIVDYAHDENAMSPEPEEGEILSSGRVVMGAELQVSNGNLEERTPPGTVHILTPNTQQEPPQSSDLPEQSKNEISVAMDFAVTEPEVAPVEEAAADSIEMQKDDPLNKFLPPPVTIKCPEELQEKINKFLAYKRAGKSFNADLRNRKDYRNPDFLQHAVRYQDIDQIGTCFSKDVFDPHGYDKSDYHDEIEADMKREMERKEQERKKSQKVEFVAGGTQPGTVAPALKMSMQIPGAAAGVVQPVPTAVDAITKDIRQNKKTKWDKIDGDVKNPMHTGGHDNLSTVGVHAAHLSTANAGAGYTAFAQQKRREAEEKRSSERKFDKRS